ACCTTGCGGCGCTGTGGTTCCAAGCCTTGCGCCCATCGCCGACGACCGCACCGTCGCCTGCATCCGCGCCGAGGCCTCACGCCGCGCGTTGCTCGGGATCGCCGCCGAATGAGCGCGCCGCTCGTCGAAGTGTCCGCGATCTCGCGCAGCTATGCGATGCGCTCCGGAATGTTCGGCCGAGCTACGGCCGTTCATGCTGTCGACGGCGTGTCGCTGACGATTCCCAAGGGCGAAACGCTGGGCCTCGTCGGTGAATCCGGTTCGGGCAAGTCGACGACGGGACGCATCGTGCTCGGCCTCGAGCCGCCCGATCGCGGCGAGGTGCGGTTCGACGGCAAGCTGATCGCTGCGCCCGGAACGCCAGCATGGCGGACGCAGAGGGCGCGCATGCAGATGATCTTCCAGGATCCGCTGGGCGCGCTGGACCGGCGTTTGCCGGTCGCGACCCAGATCCGCGAACCCCTCGACACCCATGGCGTCGGCACGCCGGCCGAGCGCAATGAGCGCGTGCGCGAATTGCTGCGCGCCGTCGAGCTGACGGTTGCCCATGGCGCACGCTATCCGGGCGGCCTTTCCGGCGGCCAGCGCCAGCGCGTCGTGCTGGCGCGGGCGCTGGCGACGAAGCCCGACTTCCTCGTCTGCGACGAGCCGGTCAGCGCGCTCGACGTTTCGATCCAGGCCCAGGTCGTGAATCTGCTCTGCGACCTCCAGGCCCGGCTTGGGCTGACACTGCTGTTCATCAGCCACGATCTGCGCGTTGTCAGGCAGATCAGCAACACCGTCGCGGTCATGTATCTCGGTCGCATCGTCGAGATCGGCCGCGCCGACGATCTGTTTGCGCGGCCCGAGCATCCGTACACGCAGGCGTTGGTTTCGGCCTCGCCTGCGCCCGGCCGCCGCAGCGCGGGTCGCATCGTCTTGGCAGGCGATCCGCCGAACCCGGCCGCGCGCCCGCAAGGCTGCGCCTTCCATCCGCGCTGCCCGCGTGCCATCGCGCGCTGTGCGAGCGAGGCGCCGGTTCTCGCCGCTGTCGGCGGCGATCGCCAAGTGGCCTGCCATCTCGTGACGGGGCAGCAAGCCCAGACTCGGGACGCGGCGTGATGGGGCGCTATTTCGCCATCCGCATTGGACGTGCGGCGCTCACGATCGTGCTCGTCGTCACGTTCGCCTTCGTCGTACTGCGTCTCTCGGGCGATCCCGCGCTGATGATCCTGGGACCGGAAGCGCCGCCGGAAGTCCTCGCGGCCTTCCGCAAGGCCTGGGGCCTCGATGATCCCATCTGGTTTCAGTACCTCGATTACTTCGGTGCGATCGCCAAGGGCGAGCTGGGCCGCTCCATGCGTGACGGGCGTCCGGCGATCGAGCTGGTGCTGGAGCGGATCCCGGCGACGCTGGCACTGACGCTGCCGGCCTTCGTGTTCAAGGTCGCGCTTGGCGTTCCCGCCGGCATCTACGCCGCGCTGCATCGGGGCTCTGCGATCGATCGTGCGGTGATGATGACTGCGGTGGCCGGGTTTACCGTGCCGAGCTTCGTGCTCGCGTTGCTGCTGGTGCTGATCTTCGCCGTGCAGCTGGGCTGGCTGCCATCGGGCGGGCAGGACAGCTGGCGCCACGCCATCCTGCCGATTGCGACACTCAGCCTCGGCGGCGCCGCCGTGCTGGCGCGCTTTACCCGCAGCGCGATGCTGGAGGTGCTCGGCCAACCCTATATCCGCACCGCCTCGGCCAAGGGCGTGCCGTGGCGCAAGGTGGTGATGTCGCATGCGCTGCCGAACGCGGCGATCCCGACTGTCACCATCCTCGGCTTTATGGTCGGCTCGCTGATCGCGGGCGCGGTCGTGGTCGAGAGCGTGTTTGCCTGGCCGGGAGTAGGGCGGCTGCTCGTCGTTGCCGTCGCCAACCGCGATCTCGCGGTCGTGCAATGCATCCTCTTGCTGGTGGCGCTGACCATGGTCACGTCGAACCTGATCGTCGACTTTCTCTACGGCTTCCTGGATCCGCGTCTGCGTGCCAAGGGAGCCCACGCATGACCGACGCGACGCTGAAGGACGCACCCATTCGCCGCCGCATCAGCCTGCCGGCGATCCCGGTGTCGGTCGCGCTGGCGATCGCCTGGATCGTCGCGATGCTCGTCATCGCGGCCTTCGCGGAGAAGATAGCGCCCTATGGCTACACTCAGTTCGACCTGCGCAATCGCCTGGCTGCGCCCGGCAACGTCGCACACTGGCTCGGCACCGACGAGCTCGGCCGCGACGTGCTGTCGCGGCTGCTCGTCTCGGTCCGCATCTCGCTGCTGATCGCGTTCGGCGCCACCGCGATCTCGGCCGTCGTCGGCACCACGCTGGGCTTCCTCGCTGCGCATTTCCGCGGGGCCGTCGAGCAGCTCGTGCTGATGTTGTCCGACTTCCAGGCCAGCATGCCGTTCCTGATCATGGCGCTGGCCGTGCTCGCCTTCTTCGGTAACTCGTTGCCATTTCTGATCGGCCTGATGGGCCTGTTCGGCTGGGAGCGCTACGCCCGCATCGCCCGCGGCCTTGCCATCTCCGCCAATGCGCAGGGCTATGCGGCCGCCGTCCGCCAGTTGGGCGCAACGCCGGCGCGGATCTACATCAGGCACATCCTGCCCAACATCGCCTCGACCCTGATCGTCTCGACCACGCTGGTTTTCCCCGAGGTGATCCTGATGGAGTCTGGCCTGTCCTTCCTCGGCCTCGGCGTCCAGCCGCCGATGACCAGCCTCGGCAACATGGTCGGCTATGGCCGCGAATATCTGACCCGGGCGCCCTGGATCATGCTGGCGCCGGCGGCGACCATTGTAGTGACCACGCTGGCCGTCTCTGTGATCGGCGACTGGCTGCGCGACAAGCTCGATCCGACGTTGCAATAGCCCCAGTCTCGTGTCCCGGACGCGCTGCAGCGTGAAACGCTGCTGCGCAGAGCCGGGACCCACGCCTCCGCGAGTTTTCTGGGCCCCGGTTCTGCAGCGCACCGTTCCACGCTGCGCCGCGCCCGGGGCACAAGACCCCGCGCCGGGAGCAGGGGAGCCCTGTCCGGCCCAAGTTCCCGTTGCGCCCGCTCATCCCGTGCGCTATCCGGCCGGAAAGGCCTGAGGCGGCTCCATATTTCCCGCCCGGCCGGTCAAACCCGAGGACGGAAACCGCCATGCCAGCCTATCGCTCCCGCACCACCACCCACGGCCGCAACATGGCGGGCGCCCGCGGCCTCTGGCGCGCGACGGGCATGAAGGACGGCGATTTCGGCAAGCCGATCATCGCGGTCGTCAACTCGTTCACCCAGTTCGTGCCCGGCCACGTGCACCTGAAGGACCTCGGCCAGCTGGTCGCCCGCGAGATCGAGCAGGCCGGCGGCGTCGCCAAGGAATTCAACACCATCGCAGTCGACGACGGCATCGCCATGGGCCATGACGGCATGCTCTACAGCCTGCCGTCGCGCGAGCTGATCGCCGACAGCGTCGAGTACATGGCGAACGCGCATTGTGCCGACGGCCTCGTCTGCATCTCCAATTGCGACAAGATCACCCCCGGCATGCTGATGGCCGCGCTGCGGCTCAATATTCCCGCCGTGTTCGTCTCGGGCGGCCCGATGGAGGCCGGCAAGGTCAAGCTCCAGGGCAAGACCAAGGCCGTCGATCTCATCGACGCCATGGTGGCCGCGGCCGATTCCAAGGTCAGCGACGACGACGTCAAGGTCATCGAGCGCTCGGCGTGCCCGACCTGCGGCTCCTGCTCGGGCATGTTCACCGCCAACTCCATGAACTGCCTGACCGAGGCGCTCGGCCTCGCGCTGCCCGGCAACGGCACGGTGGTTGCCACCCATGCCGACCGCAAGCGCCTGTTCGTCGAGGCCGGCCACACCATCGTCGATCTCGTCCGCCGCTATTACGAGCAGGACGATGCCTCCGTGCTGCCGCGCAACATCGCGAATTTCAAGGCGTTCGAGAACGCGATGACGCTCGACATCGCCATGGGCGGCTCGACCAATACCGTGCTGCATCTGCTCGCCGCCGCCCATGAAGGCGAGGTGGCCTTCACCATGCAGGATATCGACCGCTTGTCGCGCCGCGTGCCCGTGCTCTGCAAGGTCGCACCCTCGGTTGCCGACGTGCATGTCGAGGACGTGCATCGCGCCGGCGGTATCATGGGTATTTTGGGCGAACTCGATCGCGCCGGCCTGATCGACACCTCGGTTACGACCGTGCACGCGCCGACCATGAACGAGGCGCTGGAGCGCTGGGACATCAAGCGCTCCAAGAGCGAGGCTGTCCGCACCTTCTACCGCGCGTCGCCCGGCGGCATCCCGACGCAAGTCGCCTTCAGCCAGGAGCGCCGCTACGACGAGCTCGATGCCGACCGCGAGAAGGGCGTGGTGCGCGATCTCGCGCACGCCTTCAGCAAGGACGGCGGTCTTGCCGTGCTCTACGGCAACCTCGCGCAGGACGGCTGCATCGTGAAGACGGCGGGCGTCGATTCGTCGATCCTGAAATTCTCCGGCCCGGCGCGCGTGTTCGAAAGCCAGGATGCGGCCGTCGAAGGCATTCTGGGCGGCAAGGTCGTCGCCGGCGAAATCGTGGTCATCATCTATGAAGGCCCGCGCGGCGGTCCCGGCATGCAGGAGATGCTGTATCCGACCAGCTATTTGAAATCGATGGGCCTCGGCAAAGCCTGCGCGCTCGTCACCGACGGCCGCTTCTCCGGCGGCTCCTCGGGCCTGTCGATCGGCCATCTCTCGCCTGAGGCGGCCGAGGGCGGCAACATCGCGCTGGTGCGCACCGGCGATCGCATCGCGATCGACATCCCGAACCGCAGCATCAACCTCGAGATCTCCGACGAGGAGCTCGCGAGCCGTCGTGCGGCGGAAGAGGCGAAGGGTGATGCCGCCTGGCAGCCTGCGGCGCGCAAGCGCAACGTCTCGACCGCGCTGCAGGCCTATGCTGCGCTCACCACCAGCGCTGCCCGGGGCGCCGTGCGAGAAGTGAAGCGTCGCACGAAGTAAGCCCGTCAGCCATCGGCGCAGTCGCAGCTCTCGCGATCGCGCATGGTCAACAAGTTCTGAACGGCCGGCGAAAGTCGGCCGTTCGCATTAAGGATGCCCCGACGAACTTCGGCAGAGATGCGATTTGCGGCGTATAATGCGGCGACCTTCGCAAATCCATTTCGTGCAATTGGGGCGCCACATAATGTCTCGTACTCTTGCTGTTGCATTCTCTACTGTCGTCGCTGCGATTTCGATGACATCAGCGGCGTCTGCCGGCTGCTACAATTGCTATGCGCCGCCGCAGCCGTGCACGACCTGCTATCAGCAGCAATACGTCGCGCCGCAATACCGCACTGTCGACGAGACCGTCATGGTGTCGCCAGGTGCGACCGTCGCGCATCGCACGCCGGCGCAGTATCGCACCGTGATGGTTCCGCAGACGGTGATGGTGGCGCCGCCCGGCGTTCAGTACGAGCGCATCCCGCCGCAATACGCCACGCGCCAGCGCGTCGAGATGGTCTCGCCGGGCTATTCCTACTACGCGCCGGTGCAGCCGGCTTGCGGCCATTGCGGCTACTGAGCCGACATCGTAACGGACGGATTTTGGCGCGGCGCTCTCATGGGGCGCCGCGCTTTCTTTTGTCCGGCTTACGGAATCGCCACCTTGTTCGAGACGACTATTCGGCGCCGCAGCCGGTCGATGAGAGTGATGTAAACCGCCCTTGGCCGATTCGCTTCCGGAATCGAGAACCAGAACTCTGAGAGAAGGGACGGGTCTGTGAAACCGCAGAATCCATAGAGCCTCTGGCCTCTGGCGTTGAAGATCTCGACCCAGGTGCGAGATGCAGAGGTATTGAGCCCGCACGGTGGCAGCTTTGGCGAAGCTGCAAAGAGTGCAGGCGAGTAATCGCTCCAATTGACCACCCTCAGCCCGACGATAAGCGTCGGTCCAAAAATCACTTGCCCGGCAAATTGGAGAACGGGACGTGGAAACGGCTGCGCCAGCGCAGGTGTTGCAAATCCAACCAGAAGAACGAGGGTCCAAAGAATTCGCTTCAGCCTCATATTGATCCTCCGTCGAAGGCGTAAGCCGACGCTAGCGACGACCGACGGAAGTCCATTGATCCTGGTCAACGGAGGGGCGGGTCCGTTTGGCGGCGAAGCAACCGTCGGATCGGTCGCGATGACAACCGTTCTCGGAAGGCCCGACGATCAAGCCGCCAAGGCCAAACTTCGCGTTGCCTTCCCGAACGGCCTGCGATAAGCGACAGCCAGGTTTGGAAGGGTGGCCGAGTGGTTTAAGGCACCGGTCTTGAAAACCGGCGTGCCCGCAAGGGTACCGTGGGTTCGAATCCCACCCCTTCCGCCAGCTCCAGGGTCAACCGCTCTTCCCGCCAAAAACAGGGAACACTCTGAAGTCATTGGCAATTTTGTACCAATGACATCCGTCTGCATCCGCGCTTCAGTCGGTCTTCAACTTGAACGTCAAGAGAGCCGCTGCGCCGAGGGCAACCGCGACGCCGATCGCGCACGCCGTCCATCCCATCAAATCGAAGATCTGTCCAAGCACGGCGGTGCCTGCCAGACCTCCCAGGAAATAGCAGGCCAGATAAATGCCGCTGGCGACGCCGCGGTTTTCGGTTGCGGCCTGTCCGACGAAGCCGGTCGCGGCCGCCTGGGCGAAGAACGTCCCGACGCCGACCAGGACCATTCCGGTCAACACCTCGGCGAGACGTGGGCTCAGCGTCAAGAGCACGCCGAGCGCGGCGAGGCCGAGCGCGCCCCAGATTGCCGGTCGTGTCCCGATGCGCGCGGCGATCTTGCCGGCGAGAAGCGTGGTGACGATCGAGGGCAGGAAGACGAAATAGACGAGGCCAAGGTCCATCATGCCGAGCGAGAGTGGCGGCCGCACCAGCACGAAATTCACGAACGTGAAGGTGCCGATGAAGGCGAACAGGATGCAAAAGCCGATGCCGAAGGCTGCGCGCAGCCGCGGATTGCGCCAGTGCGCGAACAGGGCGGCAAGCGGGGAGGCGGCCGTGGTCATCGCGTGCATGGGCCGGACGCGATTGATGGTGAAATAGACCAGAACCGCGCCGGTCAGATTGAGCGCGGCAAAGAAGTAGAAATTCCAGGATAATCCGAGACGATCGGCGACGGCGGCCGAGATCAGCCGCCCGATCAGATTGCTCGCGACGTTGCCGGTGATGTAGGCGGCAAAGGCGCCGCCGGCATCCATCGCGCTGCATTGTTCGCCGAGATGAGCGAGCGTCAGCGCAAACGCCGACGCCATGCACAGCCCTTGCGCCACGCGGAGAGCCGTGAAGACAGCGAGATTGGGGGCCACCGCAAGCAGGCTGGTCGGGATCGCGAGCAGCGTGAGGCTGAGGAGAATGCCAAGCCTCCGGTCGATATGCGGGCTGAAGAAGCCGACGACGAGGCTCGATATCGCCATGCCAAAGGTGGAAGCGTTGACTGCAAAGCCCATGGCGGCCGGCGTCACGCCGTAATGGCGCGTCAGAGACGGCAGGATGGCCTGGGTCGCAAACAGATCGACGACCGTCAGGAACGCGGTCAGGCCGATGACGAGCGAGCGGAAGGCGACGCCGGACGAGGGTCCATGCATCGCCATGTTGGCCGCTCTGATCTGCGCGGACAGTTCGGTCATGACACGGCATCTCCTGACAAGGGAAATGCGACGCCCGGCACGCGGGGGGATGGGGCTTCCGGGCGTCGCATCCGTTAGCGAGAGCAGGGGCTGATGCGCTCGCTACATGTTGTGATCGTGCTGATCCTTGCGGACGTCGCCGACGTAGAGAATGACGCTCTCCTTGCCGAGGTTCTTCCACCAGTGCGAGGTACCGGCGACCTCGGCCCTGATATCGCCGGCCTTGTGCGCGATCGGATCGACGCAGTTGGAGGCATATTCGACGATCTCGCCTTGCTGCACGAAGATCAGTGCCGGACGGTCGTCATGGCTGTGCCAGGGCACGATGCCGCCGGGCTCGATTGTCAGCTTGCGGAAGCGCAGCTCGCGATCCCTGATGTTGGCCGGCTGCTTCTCGAGGTCGATCGAGCCGAGCGTGACGTCGGTGACGCCGACCGGCTTGTAGTCGACCATTTGCCGGGCATTCGGCTTGACCTTGTCGGCCGGGCATTCGCCGGCAGATGCGGGGTGGATCGCGAACATCACCGCGCCGGCCAAGGCGACGGCGGGCAAGAATGTATGCGAGAGTTTCGAACGCCTGATCATGGATCGTCTCCGTTGTTGGCCGCAACCGCGATGGTCATCGGCGATGGCGTCAGGCTCGCCGATGACACGCGCTGAATGAAATACCGTCTCGCTCTCGACGCGATAGCCTCGCGCTATAGCGGCGCGATAGGCGGCGGCTATCGAACCAATTGGGGAATGGCATTTCTATCGCCGGAAGATCTGGCGTCGGATGGCCGTGACCCCTTGCAGGGTGGCCCGAACGTCAAAATAATGCTGATACATGGTACCGGAGCGGAAGATGACGTCGTTGACCCCAGCCGATGCCGAACGGCTCAAGCTTGCCTTTCAGCGCTGTCGCGACATGGAGGGCACGCTGAACGAGCAGCTCCGTGCCTATGCGGATGCGGGCCGCGAGATATTCCCTGCTTACGGCAACGCGGTCGATCGCCTGGTCGAGCGGCTGGGCCAGAATGGCGGCGGCGAGAACGCGCCGCGTCCGGGTGAGGTGATGCCGCCCTTCATGCTGCCCGACGATCGCGGGCAGCTCGTTGGATTGCCATCGTTGCTGACGCGCGGGCCTGTGGCCGTGATGTTCTTTCGCGGGCACTGGTGTCCCTACTGCCGGCTCAACGTCCGCGCGGTGATCCAGGCGCAGGACCGGATCAATGCGATGGGCGCGCAGATCGTCGCGATCATGCCGGAGACGCAGGAATATACCGAGAAGTTCATTGCCGATTCGGGCGCGCCGTTTCCGGTGCTCACCGACCTCGACAACGGCTATGCGCTGTCGCTCAACCTGGCGATCTGGCTGGGCACCGAGATCCAGCTTTTATTGTCTTACCAGGACATGGCAAAATTCCACGGCAATGACGGCTGGATGCTGCCGATCCCGGCTGTCTTCGTTGTCGGTCGGGACGGCCTCGTCAAAGCCCGCTTCGTCGATCCCGATTTTCGCAAGCGCATGGAGATCGACGATTTGCTCGCGGCGCTGGAGAGCGCGTGCCGGGAGAACTAGTTCCGCCGTTGCCAAATCGTCCCCGACAGGAGGGGGAAGATCACCCCGCGATGGCCCGCCAATCCGCGCCGCGCAGCATCCGCATCACCGCGTTGGCGACGGCCGTCCGCTGACGGCCGGCGACACCGTAGAGGTTGACGGTGCGGCGCGCGTCGAGGCCGCTGAGAGCGACGCGCCTGAGGTTTTCGGGCACCGGTGAGGTATGCGGCAGCATCGCGATGCCGATGTCGGCCTCGACCAGTTCGATAAGGTCGCGCTCACAGGAGATCTCATGGCCGTGATCGACATCGACGCCGTGCTCGCGCAAGCTCGACGAGATCCGGCTGGCATGCTCGCAATAGTTTCGGCTCAGCATTTGCTCTGCGCGAAGATCGTCGCATTCGATCGTGCTCCGGCCCGCAAGCCGGTGGCCTTTCGCGATCACGAGATCGAAATTCTCGGTGAATAGCGGCCAGACGTCGAGCCGCTCCCAGGCCTCGTCGATCTCGGCGGCAATGCCGAGCTCGGCTTCACCCTTCCTGAGATAGTCTGCGACCTCGCGGCTCGAGCCGCGCAGGAAACGAAACTCGAGCCGGTTGAACTGCCGCCTGATCTGGTTGAGATGTGGAATGAGCAATGAGAGGTCGATGGCGTGGGTCAGCGCAACGCGCAGCGCGCCGACTTCGCCGCTCTTATAGGACGAGGCGAGCGAGCGTGCACCGGCCGCGGCCTCGTAGCACTGCTTCAACAGCGGGTGCATCCGCTGGCCGAGCTCGGTCAGCTGCGCGGCCGGCCGCTCGCGGCGAAACAGGTCGCCGCCAAGCTCAGCCTCGAGCTGCTTGATGGCCCGCGTCAGCGAGGGCTGCGTCACATTGCATTCCTCGGCGGCGCGCGTGAAGTTCAGGAGTTGTGCGACCGCGAGGAAATAGCGGACCTGGTGCATTTCCATGGATGGCTCCCGGCAGGATCGGGATGGAACCTAACCGATCGGGACGGGGAAAGACATCCCGTGCCCGATAGCGGGCGCGTATCGTTTCGGAAGCCATCCGGCATTTCCGCTTCTTGAGGCCATCGCTCACAATTCGCATCAGTCAGGGATCCGGTCACGAGGCCGACCCGTCGTCACAGGAGGATTGGCCATGAATATCCCCGTCAAGCCACAGACATCCCGGACCACACGGGCGCTCGCCGGCAAAGTCGCTCTCGTCACGGGCTCGACCAGCGGCATCGGGCTCGGCATCATCAAGGCGCTCGCCGCTGAAGGTGCCGACGTCGTCCTGAACGGGCTCGGCATCGCCGCCGAGATCGGCAAGATCCGGGAGCAGATCGCGGTCGAGTTCGGCGTCAAGGCAAGCTTCTCGCCGGCCGACATGACGCGGCCGAAATCGATTGCCGAGATGATCGCAGCGACCATCGCGCAGTCCGGCCGGCTCGACATCCTCGTCAACAATGCCGGCATCCAGCACGTCGCGCCGCTTGATCAGTTTCCGGTCGACAAATGGGACCAGATCCTTGCGATCAATCTGACTTCGGCCTTTCACACCACGCGGCTTGCGCTTCCCGCGATGCGCCGGAACGGGTTCGGCCGCATCATCAATATCGCCTCGACGCACGGCCTGGTGGCTTCGCCTTTCAAGGCGGCCTATGTCACCGCCAAGCACGGCATCGTCGGCCTGACCAAGGTGACGGCGCTGGAAACCGCGGAGGAGGCGATCACCTGCAACGCGATCTGCCCCGGCTATGTCTACACGCCGCTGGTCGAAGCGCAGATCGACGATCAGGCCAAGGCGCACGGCATTTCCCGCGATCAGGTGATCCGCGACGTCTTGCTGGCCCAGCAGCCCAACAAGCGCTTTGCCACGGTCGAGGAGCTCGGCGCGCTCGCGGTGTTTCTGTCGACGGAGGCTGCGGCCTCCATCACCGGCATCGCGCTTCCGGTGGACGGCGGCTGGACCGCGCATTGACATGAGCCGGCGTAACAAACCGCGACGGTTCACGAACATTCAACCGGTGCAAGCTCACGGGGAGCGCGACATGAACGGCAACACTGAGAGTATCGGGTCGGGGAACCTGCCTGGCCAGGTCGTGCTGGTGCTGCAGGGTGGCGGCGCGCTCGGCTCCTACCAGGCCGGCGTCTACCAGGCTCTGCACGAGGCCGGCATCGAGCCGGACTGGATCATCGGCACCTCGATAGGTGCGATCAATGCCAGCCTGATCGCCGGCAACGAGCCGCAGCATCGGCTCGAGCGCCTGAAAGTGTTTTGGAAGCGGATGGAGCAGAGCCCGCCCTGGAGCTTCCGCTCCGCATTCCCCGGCTTCAACGAAAAACTCACCTATTGGTCGACCGTCACAAGCGGCATTCCCGGCTTCTTCCGGCCCAATCCGCTGGCGCATGCCGGCGATTCCTATCCGCTCGGCGCCGATCACGCCGGCTTCTATTCCACCGCGCCGCTCGAGAAGACGTTGAACGAGCTCGTCGACTTCCGCCTGGTCAATCGCTGCACGCCGCGGCTGACGGTGGGCGCGGCCCATGTGCGCTCGAGCCGGATGCGCTATTTCGACAGCCGCGACGGCGAGTTGACGGTGAAGCATGTGATGGCGTCAGGTGCGCTGCCGCCGGCGTTCCCAGCGGTGCGGATCGACGGCGAGCTCTACTGGGACGGCGGCATTCTCTCGAACACACCGACGGAGGCGGTGTTCGACGACAATCCGCGCAAGGACTCGCTGATTTTCGCCGTGCATCTCTGGAATCCGGTAGGTGGTGAGCCAACCACGATGGCCGAGGTCCTGAACCGCCATAAGGACGTGCAGTATTCCAGCCGTATCGCAAGCCAGATCACGCGCCAGCAGCAGGCGCATCGTTTGCGTCACGTCATCAACCAGCTGGCTGCGAGGCTCCCCGAGCACGAACGCAGCAATCCGGCCGTCCGTGAGCTGACGAGCTACGGCTGTCCGACCCGGATGCACGTGGTGCGGCTGCTCGCTCCACAACTCGATCACGAGACGCACACCAAGGACATCGACTTCAGCCCGTCGGGCATCTTCAGGCGCTGGGACGCCGGCTATGCGCACACCCAATCGGCGTTGGCCAGCAAGCCATGGCAAGGCGAGTTCGACCCGCTCGCCGGCGTGATCCTGCATGATCAGCAGGAGATGATGCCGATGGCAGCCGAATGAGCGGTGCGATCAGATCGTCATCGCCTGTCGAGCTGGTCGCGTGAGATGGAACGATGTTCCTGGCGACATCCCGTTGCTTCTCACGGGCGCGCCTCGAGAATGAGATTGAACGGCGTCTCCGCGGCACGGCGGAAACGCGTGAAGCCGCCCTGGCGGGCCACCTCGCGCAGTCGCGCTTCGCCAGCCTGAGCTCCCAGTGCGAGGCCGACTTCCTGGTCCAACGACGCCGGCGTGCAGACCATTGTCGATGCCGCATAATAGACGCGGCCGACCGGGTTCAGATTGTCCTCGAGACGGTCCTTGGCGAACGGCTCGATCAAGAGGCAGGTGCCGTCATCGGCAAGCGCGGAGCGCGTGTGCCGCAGCGCGCCGACGGGATCGCCCATGTCGTGCAGGCAATCGAAGAAGCAGACGAGGTCGTAGGCTTGGGCTGGGAACGTCTTGGCCGAACAGGTGGCGAAGTGAACGCGATCGGAAAGCCCGGCCTCGGTTGCGGCCTTGCGGGCCGCCTCGATCGAGCCGTCGTGGTAGTCGAAGCCGTAGAACGTCGAATTGGGAAAAGCCTCGGCCATCAATCGCGTCGAAACGCCGTGCCCACAGCCGACGTCGGCGACCTTGGCGCCGCGTTCAAGCTTGTCGACGACCCCTTCGAGGGCCGGGAGCCAGCCATGGACCAGATAGTGCTTGTAGCTGGTACGGAAGAAGCGCGCCGTTCCGCAGAACAGGCACTCGCTGCGCTTGTTCCAGCCGACGCCCTTGCCGGTCTTGAAGGCGTCCGCGATCTTGGGTTCGTCGAGAAAGGTCGCTGAGACGAGGCTGCCGACGGCGGCGAGGAAGATCGGGCTGTCCTCGTCTGCCAGCGCCAGGATCTGCTCCGGCAGCATCGAAAATTGGCCTGATGCGCTGTCGTATTCGACATAGCCCGATGCGGCCTGT
This genomic interval from Bradyrhizobium guangzhouense contains the following:
- a CDS encoding peroxiredoxin-like family protein; amino-acid sequence: MTSLTPADAERLKLAFQRCRDMEGTLNEQLRAYADAGREIFPAYGNAVDRLVERLGQNGGGENAPRPGEVMPPFMLPDDRGQLVGLPSLLTRGPVAVMFFRGHWCPYCRLNVRAVIQAQDRINAMGAQIVAIMPETQEYTEKFIADSGAPFPVLTDLDNGYALSLNLAIWLGTEIQLLLSYQDMAKFHGNDGWMLPIPAVFVVGRDGLVKARFVDPDFRKRMEIDDLLAALESACREN
- a CDS encoding ABC transporter permease encodes the protein MGRYFAIRIGRAALTIVLVVTFAFVVLRLSGDPALMILGPEAPPEVLAAFRKAWGLDDPIWFQYLDYFGAIAKGELGRSMRDGRPAIELVLERIPATLALTLPAFVFKVALGVPAGIYAALHRGSAIDRAVMMTAVAGFTVPSFVLALLLVLIFAVQLGWLPSGGQDSWRHAILPIATLSLGGAAVLARFTRSAMLEVLGQPYIRTASAKGVPWRKVVMSHALPNAAIPTVTILGFMVGSLIAGAVVVESVFAWPGVGRLLVVAVANRDLAVVQCILLLVALTMVTSNLIVDFLYGFLDPRLRAKGAHA
- a CDS encoding MFS transporter codes for the protein MTELSAQIRAANMAMHGPSSGVAFRSLVIGLTAFLTVVDLFATQAILPSLTRHYGVTPAAMGFAVNASTFGMAISSLVVGFFSPHIDRRLGILLSLTLLAIPTSLLAVAPNLAVFTALRVAQGLCMASAFALTLAHLGEQCSAMDAGGAFAAYITGNVASNLIGRLISAAVADRLGLSWNFYFFAALNLTGAVLVYFTINRVRPMHAMTTAASPLAALFAHWRNPRLRAAFGIGFCILFAFIGTFTFVNFVLVRPPLSLGMMDLGLVYFVFLPSIVTTLLAGKIAARIGTRPAIWGALGLAALGVLLTLSPRLAEVLTGMVLVGVGTFFAQAAATGFVGQAATENRGVASGIYLACYFLGGLAGTAVLGQIFDLMGWTACAIGVAVALGAAALLTFKLKTD
- a CDS encoding ABC transporter ATP-binding protein — translated: MSAPLVEVSAISRSYAMRSGMFGRATAVHAVDGVSLTIPKGETLGLVGESGSGKSTTGRIVLGLEPPDRGEVRFDGKLIAAPGTPAWRTQRARMQMIFQDPLGALDRRLPVATQIREPLDTHGVGTPAERNERVRELLRAVELTVAHGARYPGGLSGGQRQRVVLARALATKPDFLVCDEPVSALDVSIQAQVVNLLCDLQARLGLTLLFISHDLRVVRQISNTVAVMYLGRIVEIGRADDLFARPEHPYTQALVSASPAPGRRSAGRIVLAGDPPNPAARPQGCAFHPRCPRAIARCASEAPVLAAVGGDRQVACHLVTGQQAQTRDAA
- a CDS encoding cupin domain-containing protein produces the protein MFAIHPASAGECPADKVKPNARQMVDYKPVGVTDVTLGSIDLEKQPANIRDRELRFRKLTIEPGGIVPWHSHDDRPALIFVQQGEIVEYASNCVDPIAHKAGDIRAEVAGTSHWWKNLGKESVILYVGDVRKDQHDHNM
- a CDS encoding ABC transporter permease encodes the protein MTDATLKDAPIRRRISLPAIPVSVALAIAWIVAMLVIAAFAEKIAPYGYTQFDLRNRLAAPGNVAHWLGTDELGRDVLSRLLVSVRISLLIAFGATAISAVVGTTLGFLAAHFRGAVEQLVLMLSDFQASMPFLIMALAVLAFFGNSLPFLIGLMGLFGWERYARIARGLAISANAQGYAAAVRQLGATPARIYIRHILPNIASTLIVSTTLVFPEVILMESGLSFLGLGVQPPMTSLGNMVGYGREYLTRAPWIMLAPAATIVVTTLAVSVIGDWLRDKLDPTLQ
- the ilvD gene encoding dihydroxy-acid dehydratase, encoding MPAYRSRTTTHGRNMAGARGLWRATGMKDGDFGKPIIAVVNSFTQFVPGHVHLKDLGQLVAREIEQAGGVAKEFNTIAVDDGIAMGHDGMLYSLPSRELIADSVEYMANAHCADGLVCISNCDKITPGMLMAALRLNIPAVFVSGGPMEAGKVKLQGKTKAVDLIDAMVAAADSKVSDDDVKVIERSACPTCGSCSGMFTANSMNCLTEALGLALPGNGTVVATHADRKRLFVEAGHTIVDLVRRYYEQDDASVLPRNIANFKAFENAMTLDIAMGGSTNTVLHLLAAAHEGEVAFTMQDIDRLSRRVPVLCKVAPSVADVHVEDVHRAGGIMGILGELDRAGLIDTSVTTVHAPTMNEALERWDIKRSKSEAVRTFYRASPGGIPTQVAFSQERRYDELDADREKGVVRDLAHAFSKDGGLAVLYGNLAQDGCIVKTAGVDSSILKFSGPARVFESQDAAVEGILGGKVVAGEIVVIIYEGPRGGPGMQEMLYPTSYLKSMGLGKACALVTDGRFSGGSSGLSIGHLSPEAAEGGNIALVRTGDRIAIDIPNRSINLEISDEELASRRAAEEAKGDAAWQPAARKRNVSTALQAYAALTTSAARGAVREVKRRTK